One Saprospiraceae bacterium genomic region harbors:
- a CDS encoding regulator, translated as MNHAFLLFCLTLFVCCNRQNNNHAANTSGKGPTVIRVFNAVGLAPDFDTTLVSQYIRSIFQDSKGNLWFGTLGEGVVRYDKKTLRYFSDPDGFYNKTVYAINEDKNGNMWFGTDQGIYKYNGLTFRNYNQKDGLIHTDITRKGILVDRSGTIWVGTHGGVYQYNSVADAAGTPCFSLFSWLASANVADLMEDKHGNIWIATTGQGVYRFDGSTLVNFNEKEGLGENYASGIAEDNAGHIWFTMKNGICKYDGKTFTEYTNKDGLGGKEFWGICIEDSGIIWITARGSTTRFDPSLNKGDPGAFRVFTPEDGLNCCVQSMYQDKSGNMWWGAGSGLYRFDGTRFFQVKQSGPWPE; from the coding sequence TTGAACCACGCTTTCTTACTTTTCTGTTTGACCCTTTTTGTTTGCTGCAACAGACAAAACAACAACCATGCTGCAAATACTTCCGGAAAAGGCCCAACGGTTATAAGAGTTTTTAACGCCGTTGGATTGGCTCCTGATTTTGACACCACCCTCGTGAGTCAATACATCCGGAGTATTTTCCAGGATTCAAAAGGAAATTTATGGTTTGGTACACTTGGAGAAGGTGTGGTAAGGTATGACAAAAAAACTTTAAGATATTTTTCAGATCCCGATGGTTTTTACAATAAAACTGTATATGCCATCAACGAAGATAAAAATGGCAACATGTGGTTTGGAACAGATCAGGGTATTTATAAATACAATGGTTTAACGTTCAGAAATTACAATCAAAAAGACGGACTCATCCATACAGACATTACCCGTAAAGGCATACTCGTTGATAGATCAGGAACCATCTGGGTAGGCACACACGGAGGTGTTTACCAATACAATTCCGTAGCGGATGCTGCTGGAACTCCTTGTTTTTCTTTATTTTCTTGGCTTGCGTCGGCAAATGTTGCAGATCTCATGGAAGACAAACATGGAAATATTTGGATCGCAACTACAGGACAGGGAGTCTATCGTTTCGATGGCAGCACGCTGGTCAATTTCAACGAAAAAGAAGGGTTAGGTGAAAATTATGCAAGTGGTATCGCAGAAGATAATGCTGGCCATATCTGGTTTACCATGAAAAACGGAATATGCAAATACGATGGCAAAACTTTTACAGAGTATACAAACAAAGATGGCTTGGGAGGAAAAGAGTTTTGGGGAATATGTATAGAAGATTCGGGAATTATTTGGATTACAGCCAGAGGCAGCACCACAAGGTTTGATCCTTCTCTGAATAAAGGAGATCCCGGTGCATTCAGAGTATTTACACCCGAAGACGGACTTAATTGTTGCGTACAAAGCATGTATCAGGACAAGTCAGGGAATATGTGGTGGGGTGCCGGTTCCGGTCTGTACCGTTTTGATGGAACGCGTTTTTTTCAGGTGAAACAAAGCGGTCCTTGGCCGGAATGA
- a CDS encoding SRPBCC family protein: MKYSGQITIYKPQIEVATLFANPENNKEYQDGFLRKELISGTQGMDGAISKMYYQFGKREMELTETIIANRLPESFEAFYHHPHMDNTMKCKFIPLDENSCRYVYEFEYTRVSWLMPKLMFLLFPGMFRKQGEKWIRQFKEFAEKK, from the coding sequence ATGAAATATAGTGGTCAAATTACAATCTATAAACCGCAAATCGAAGTCGCAACGCTCTTCGCCAATCCGGAAAACAATAAAGAATACCAGGATGGTTTTCTGAGAAAAGAACTCATCAGCGGCACACAAGGTATGGATGGTGCCATATCAAAAATGTATTACCAATTTGGAAAACGGGAAATGGAATTGACAGAAACAATCATTGCAAACCGGCTTCCTGAATCATTTGAAGCATTTTATCACCATCCGCATATGGACAATACCATGAAATGCAAATTCATCCCGCTTGATGAAAATTCATGCCGGTATGTTTACGAATTTGAATACACTCGTGTGAGTTGGCTCATGCCAAAACTGATGTTCTTGCTGTTTCCGGGCATGTTCAGAAAGCAAGGTGAAAAATGGATCAGACAATTTAAGGAATTTGCAGAAAAAAAATGA